Proteins encoded together in one Impatiens glandulifera chromosome 1, dImpGla2.1, whole genome shotgun sequence window:
- the LOC124919967 gene encoding uncharacterized protein LOC124919967, whose product MNGLKHDLNELHNMLKNVEGNIIDAKKKEVLNVNNGKGFKKVAKKKNNNQGKGKQVAKPKGGEKPKIAADHDCFYCQAKGHWKRNCPKYLEDKKNGTVSSTSGT is encoded by the exons ATGAATGGTCTAAAGCATGATCTGAATGAGCTCCATAACATGCTTAAAAATGTTGAAGGAAATATTATTGATGCCAAGAAGAAGGAAGTTCTAAATGTCAACAATGGGAAGGGGTTTAAGAAGGTGGCtaagaaaaagaacaataacCAAGGGAAAGGCAAGCAAGTTGCCAAACCCAAGGGTGGTGAGAAGCCAAAGATTGCTGCTGATCATGATTGTTTTTATTGTCAGGCCAAGGGACACTGGAAAAGAAATTGTCCCAAGTACCTAGAAGACAAGAAGAACGGGACTGTGAGTTCCACTTcag GGACttag